One stretch of Deinococcus taeanensis DNA includes these proteins:
- a CDS encoding ester cyclase: MTPSPDRAGGAADAVVRLAHRIWDEKAVGLLYAHCAPSVVAHQAGADHYGPEHLVASAVQRLAAFPDLRLHGDEVIGTPDLDGAFVSHRVTAAAHHHGHGAYGLPTGRRVQWREITQYAVRDGRIHDVWYAHDELAVVRRLGLDEWTLARARAQAAAERGEAPVVPGGAGAAGPVERVPAEPGGGPHHPQALPGLIYDLIWNARMLNVTAQVYAPDAVIRVPGARRLQGPAALTAWVLQRLAAFPDGVMRLEHLAWTGNADTNARAAARWTFQGTHTGAGAYGPPTGRRVRMTGLSHFDLQGGRVAREDTLWNELDLLTQLCWPSP; the protein is encoded by the coding sequence GTGACGCCCAGCCCTGACCGGGCGGGCGGCGCGGCAGACGCCGTCGTGCGCCTGGCCCACCGCATCTGGGACGAGAAGGCCGTCGGCCTGCTCTACGCCCACTGCGCCCCCAGCGTCGTGGCGCACCAGGCCGGCGCCGACCACTACGGACCGGAGCACCTCGTGGCGTCCGCCGTGCAGCGCCTCGCGGCCTTCCCGGACCTGCGCCTGCACGGCGACGAGGTGATCGGCACGCCGGACCTGGACGGCGCGTTCGTGTCGCACCGGGTCACGGCCGCCGCGCACCACCACGGCCACGGAGCGTACGGCCTGCCCACCGGCCGGCGCGTGCAGTGGCGCGAGATCACCCAGTACGCCGTGCGTGACGGCCGCATTCACGACGTGTGGTACGCGCACGACGAACTGGCCGTGGTGCGCCGGCTCGGACTGGACGAGTGGACGCTGGCGCGGGCGCGGGCGCAGGCCGCCGCGGAACGCGGCGAAGCGCCGGTCGTCCCGGGGGGTGCCGGAGCGGCCGGCCCGGTCGAGCGCGTGCCCGCCGAACCGGGCGGCGGTCCCCACCACCCGCAGGCCCTGCCCGGGCTGATCTACGACCTGATCTGGAACGCCCGCATGCTCAACGTCACCGCGCAGGTGTACGCCCCGGACGCCGTGATCCGCGTCCCCGGGGCCCGGCGCCTGCAGGGACCGGCGGCCCTCACCGCCTGGGTCCTGCAGCGGCTCGCCGCGTTTCCGGACGGCGTGATGCGTCTCGAGCACCTCGCCTGGACCGGGAACGCCGACACGAACGCCCGCGCCGCGGCGCGCTGGACCTTCCAGGGCACGCACACCGGCGCCGGCGCGTACGGCCCCCCCACCGGCCGGCGCGTGCGGATGACCGGTCTCAGTCACTTCGACCTTCAGGGCGGCCGGGTGGCGCGCGAGGACACGCTCTGGAACGAGCTCGACCTCCTCACGCAGCTGTGCTGGCCGTCACCCTGA
- a CDS encoding carbon-nitrogen hydrolase family protein gives MDRVLPLAAVQAAQAAPGQPVSAFAEDAQRVARTFPQARLIVYPELHLHGGADTAETYRAQAETLRGPRVRDLAQLAGDLGVWLLPGSVCETGPDGQLYNTAVVLSPHGRLAAFYRKVTPWRPYEPFDPGDRFVVFDLPGAGRAGLNICYDAWFPEITRHLAWMGAEVVFNLVRTTTCDRTQEIVLARANAIMNQVFVVSVNAAGPAGTGQSLIVDPEGLVRVQSATEATVLSDVLDLGHVARVRRYGTAGLTRPWAQFRPGDAPLALPLYGGAVVPERWAAAPDPAPSGPGDPAPPSTR, from the coding sequence GTGGACCGGGTGCTGCCGCTCGCCGCGGTTCAGGCCGCCCAGGCCGCGCCGGGTCAGCCGGTGTCGGCGTTCGCCGAGGACGCGCAGCGCGTGGCCCGGACCTTCCCCCAGGCGCGCCTGATCGTCTACCCGGAGCTTCACCTGCACGGCGGAGCGGACACCGCCGAAACCTACCGCGCGCAGGCCGAAACCCTGCGCGGGCCGCGCGTGCGCGACCTGGCGCAGCTCGCCGGCGACCTGGGCGTCTGGCTGCTGCCCGGCAGCGTCTGCGAGACCGGCCCGGACGGGCAGCTGTACAACACGGCGGTCGTGCTGTCCCCGCACGGGCGCCTGGCGGCGTTCTACCGCAAGGTCACGCCCTGGCGGCCGTACGAGCCGTTTGACCCCGGCGACCGCTTCGTGGTGTTCGACCTGCCCGGCGCCGGGCGCGCCGGACTGAACATCTGCTACGACGCCTGGTTTCCCGAAATCACCCGGCACCTCGCCTGGATGGGCGCGGAGGTCGTGTTCAACCTCGTCCGGACGACCACCTGCGACCGCACCCAGGAAATCGTGCTGGCCCGCGCGAACGCCATCATGAACCAGGTCTTTGTCGTGAGCGTCAACGCGGCCGGGCCGGCGGGCACCGGGCAGAGCCTGATTGTCGATCCCGAAGGCCTCGTGCGGGTGCAGAGCGCCACGGAAGCGACGGTGCTGAGCGACGTGCTGGACCTCGGCCACGTGGCCCGCGTGCGCCGCTACGGCACTGCCGGACTGACCCGCCCCTGGGCGCAGTTCAGGCCCGGGGACGCCCCACTGGCCCTGCCGCTGTACGGCGGCGCGGTCGTCCCTGAGCGCTGGGCCGCCGCCCCGGACCCCGCGCCGTCCGGTCCGGGCGACCCGGCGCCGCCGTCCACCAGGTAG
- a CDS encoding tetratricopeptide repeat protein — translation MTSAPRRSAVPRAARFERPRTHLLARLTDSLDAPLIVLAAASGYGKTTLLAQYARVTPRRVAWCRLTDGQEGPGQITARLAQSAGLAALTELDPRTPPGALLELLTSALSTLNDGVDLIVDNVESDAQREWLARLSDALEEGHRLLISTYSTDGLRIARRIADGQAVVLDTADLAFTVQETEAYLQERGAPAPAEDLRHLGGWPAGLALAAHGAPRHARADDLVLEALGTLPPELRAALPLLSPLDLWTDADAAVLAPELPSGWLQAVQRAGLPVTALGGGTFQPHRLLVSVLTTQLARQPERAAAVKLAAAGLAETRGDAERAAALYLQAAQPTLALRVAEPLVQLYRDRGEHHRTRALLEAFSQETLSPALQERLAWAQVETGAAAQGEAALEALRRAGTLSASGLASLAMIRGRRGDTDGQYALSREGLALDGPTVPALYWPFVQAALRLGHHAEAEGAAERLRRWAQRGTDAVRQAEAWHLQAITWQRTRSPDEAARPLARARAAYEALGWQGRAAGLHLDELELAVRAGEASDVLAVTLGALDTRLPPDAAVLQLRRLRLLGTVQRRLGQLGAAEQILRQALAVAREASIHPGGAGLTVALADVLLAQGQTDEARDWLQEEAPGQSGVLLALLRAQASGAPLRLREADLTDEPDAETRQRARAALGLEAGVPVGPAPAAGSAYTLQLITLGDCCAAINGRPVRVGLAKARELLAWLALHGSGSRDELVTALWDGSAEERHVEYFRVTVRRLRAALRAHLPDGLDPLPYADGRYRLDRSLTVEVDVHGPVTPGALKPFLPGTDTEWAARYRQAQAERAASVLLAGAAALPAAQAAEAYRTLLRVEPLLAGAHEGLILALHALGDPGPLELAVQSYERTLREEYGEPLPAAIRALRAAPAGS, via the coding sequence ATGACTTCTGCTCCTCGTCGTTCGGCGGTGCCGAGGGCCGCTCGGTTCGAGCGGCCGCGCACTCACCTGCTGGCCCGGCTGACCGACTCGCTGGACGCGCCGCTGATCGTGCTGGCCGCCGCGTCGGGTTACGGGAAGACCACCTTGCTCGCGCAGTACGCGCGGGTTACGCCGCGGCGCGTGGCGTGGTGTCGCCTGACCGACGGGCAGGAAGGGCCAGGGCAGATTACGGCTCGCCTCGCGCAGAGTGCGGGCCTGGCGGCGCTGACTGAGCTGGATCCCCGCACGCCGCCAGGCGCGCTGCTGGAGTTGCTGACGTCCGCGCTCTCCACCCTGAACGACGGTGTGGATCTGATCGTGGACAACGTCGAGAGCGACGCGCAGCGCGAGTGGCTCGCGCGGCTGTCCGACGCTCTGGAGGAGGGGCACCGGCTGCTGATCAGCACGTACAGCACCGACGGCCTGCGGATCGCGCGGCGGATCGCGGACGGTCAGGCGGTCGTGCTGGACACGGCGGATCTGGCCTTTACCGTCCAGGAGACCGAGGCGTACCTGCAGGAACGCGGCGCGCCGGCGCCCGCTGAGGACCTGCGTCACCTGGGCGGGTGGCCCGCGGGGCTGGCCCTGGCCGCCCACGGCGCGCCGCGGCATGCCCGCGCGGATGACCTGGTGCTCGAAGCGCTCGGCACGCTGCCACCTGAGCTCCGCGCGGCGCTGCCGCTGCTCTCGCCGCTGGATCTGTGGACCGACGCGGACGCCGCGGTTCTGGCGCCCGAGCTGCCTTCAGGCTGGCTGCAGGCCGTGCAGCGCGCCGGCCTGCCCGTCACGGCGCTGGGCGGCGGAACGTTTCAGCCTCACCGTCTGCTGGTGAGCGTGCTGACCACCCAGCTGGCCCGGCAGCCGGAACGCGCCGCCGCCGTGAAGCTGGCCGCGGCAGGCCTGGCCGAAACGCGCGGCGACGCGGAGCGGGCCGCAGCGCTGTACCTGCAAGCGGCGCAGCCCACGCTGGCCCTGCGGGTGGCGGAACCGCTCGTGCAACTGTACCGCGACCGGGGCGAGCATCACCGCACGCGCGCCCTGCTCGAGGCGTTCAGTCAGGAAACGCTGAGTCCGGCGCTGCAGGAGCGCCTGGCGTGGGCGCAGGTCGAGACCGGCGCGGCCGCGCAGGGCGAGGCGGCTCTGGAAGCCCTGCGCCGCGCGGGCACGCTCAGTGCGTCAGGCCTGGCGTCCCTGGCGATGATCCGGGGCCGCCGGGGCGACACGGACGGGCAGTACGCCCTGTCGCGCGAGGGTCTAGCGCTGGACGGCCCGACCGTGCCCGCGCTGTACTGGCCGTTCGTGCAGGCCGCGCTGAGACTCGGACACCACGCCGAGGCAGAAGGGGCCGCCGAGCGCCTGCGCCGCTGGGCGCAGCGGGGCACGGACGCCGTGCGTCAGGCCGAAGCGTGGCATCTGCAGGCCATCACCTGGCAGCGCACGCGCTCGCCGGATGAAGCGGCGCGTCCCCTGGCCCGCGCCCGCGCGGCGTACGAGGCACTGGGGTGGCAGGGCCGCGCCGCCGGGCTGCACCTGGATGAACTGGAACTCGCGGTGCGCGCCGGGGAGGCGAGCGATGTCCTGGCGGTAACACTGGGCGCCCTGGACACCAGGCTGCCGCCGGACGCCGCGGTCCTGCAGCTGCGCCGCCTCCGGCTCCTGGGCACCGTGCAGCGCCGCCTGGGGCAGCTTGGGGCGGCCGAGCAGATCCTGCGTCAGGCGCTGGCGGTGGCGCGCGAGGCGAGCATTCATCCTGGCGGCGCCGGCCTGACCGTGGCCCTGGCGGACGTGCTGCTGGCCCAGGGGCAGACGGACGAAGCCCGCGACTGGCTTCAGGAGGAGGCGCCGGGGCAATCGGGAGTTCTGCTGGCGCTGCTGCGTGCCCAGGCCAGCGGGGCGCCCCTGCGGCTGCGTGAGGCGGACCTGACGGACGAACCCGACGCGGAGACCCGGCAGCGTGCCCGGGCGGCCCTGGGCCTGGAAGCCGGCGTGCCGGTCGGCCCGGCGCCCGCAGCGGGCTCGGCCTACACGCTGCAGCTGATCACCCTGGGTGACTGCTGCGCGGCCATCAATGGTCGGCCGGTCAGGGTGGGGCTCGCCAAGGCGCGGGAACTGCTGGCGTGGCTGGCCCTTCATGGATCCGGTTCCCGGGATGAGCTGGTCACGGCCCTGTGGGACGGATCAGCGGAGGAGCGGCACGTGGAGTACTTCCGCGTGACGGTGCGCCGCCTGCGGGCCGCCCTGCGCGCTCATCTCCCGGACGGCCTGGACCCGCTGCCGTATGCAGACGGCCGCTACCGGCTGGACCGCAGCCTGACCGTCGAGGTGGATGTGCACGGGCCGGTGACGCCCGGCGCGCTGAAACCGTTTCTGCCGGGAACAGACACCGAGTGGGCCGCCCGGTACCGGCAGGCGCAGGCTGAGCGCGCCGCGAGCGTCCTGCTGGCCGGCGCGGCCGCTCTTCCTGCGGCGCAGGCCGCCGAAGCGTACCGCACGCTGCTGCGCGTGGAGCCGCTGCTGGCTGGCGCCCACGAAGGGCTGATTCTGGCGCTGCACGCCCTGGGTGACCCTGGTCCGCTGGAACTGGCCGTTCAGAGCTACGAACGGACGCTGCGTGAGGAGTACGGCGAACCGCTTCCCGCCGCAATCCGGGCGCTGCGCGCGGCGCCGGCCGGGTCGTGA
- a CDS encoding NAD(P)H-dependent oxidoreductase, giving the protein MNRVLFIQGNPKGPGHSTALQLGHHFLRAYQEAQPGAEVSVLDLYAGDVPLIDADVLTGWGKLAATQALSAQERRKVERLSALVDQFLAADVIVFAAPMWNFGYPPMVKAYMDAVAVAGRTFQYTAQGPVGLAHGKRAVILESRGSIWTDAARQGMVHSTTHLRLFLNFLGVTEVNVVVAEGMDLNPAARADILDAAKKRAAQLALGLAAPPVPAAGPDRHARP; this is encoded by the coding sequence ATGAACCGTGTGCTGTTCATTCAGGGCAACCCCAAAGGTCCCGGGCACTCCACTGCCCTGCAGCTGGGACACCATTTTCTCCGGGCGTACCAGGAGGCGCAGCCTGGAGCGGAGGTGAGCGTCCTGGACCTCTACGCGGGCGACGTCCCCCTCATCGACGCGGACGTCCTGACCGGCTGGGGCAAACTGGCGGCCACGCAGGCGCTGAGCGCACAGGAGCGCCGCAAGGTGGAGCGGCTGAGCGCCCTCGTCGATCAGTTCCTGGCGGCGGACGTGATCGTGTTCGCTGCGCCCATGTGGAACTTCGGCTACCCGCCCATGGTCAAGGCGTACATGGACGCCGTTGCCGTGGCGGGGCGCACCTTTCAGTACACGGCGCAGGGCCCGGTGGGCCTGGCGCACGGCAAACGGGCCGTGATTCTCGAATCGCGCGGCAGCATCTGGACGGACGCCGCCCGGCAGGGCATGGTGCACTCCACGACCCACCTGCGGCTGTTCCTGAACTTCCTGGGCGTCACGGAGGTGAACGTGGTGGTGGCTGAAGGCATGGACCTGAACCCCGCGGCCAGGGCCGACATTCTGGACGCCGCGAAGAAGCGGGCGGCGCAGCTGGCGCTGGGCCTGGCGGCCCCGCCGGTCCCGGCCGCAGGCCCGGACCGACACGCGCGCCCGTAA
- the hisD gene encoding histidinol dehydrogenase → MEYIKKAPPQPTAVTQEIQETVSRIIADVERDGVDAVRRYSERFDGFAPGEFRLSDAEIQAQLSTLDERVTRAIDFSIAQVKHFAEAQRRTLTDFEEETLPGVVIGQKQIPVQAVGAYIPGGRYPILASAVMTIGVPKVAGVGRIVACAPLQRGTGRINALQLYGMLNSGADEIYAIGGAQAMAAMAFGLDGAPPLAAVDMIVGAGNAYVAEAKRQLFGQVGIDLLAGPTEICILADDAADPEFVAADLLAQAEHGVNSQSVLITTSRALADAVTREIDRQLAILPTADAAGASWRDYGEIILVDSDEEMVRVSDQVASEHLEVQTRDPDWFLARLSNYGSLFLGRNATVAYGDKGIGTNHVLPTGRAARYTGGLWVGKFIKTVTWQRVSDAANHTVAPPFITMADTEGMVGHADSMRLRVR, encoded by the coding sequence ATGGAATACATCAAAAAAGCGCCCCCCCAGCCCACCGCCGTCACGCAGGAAATCCAGGAGACCGTGTCGCGCATCATCGCCGACGTCGAACGCGACGGCGTGGACGCCGTGCGGCGCTACAGCGAACGCTTCGACGGCTTCGCGCCGGGCGAATTCCGGCTGTCCGACGCTGAGATCCAGGCCCAGCTGTCCACCCTCGACGAGCGGGTCACGCGCGCCATCGACTTCAGCATCGCGCAGGTCAAGCATTTCGCCGAGGCGCAGCGGCGCACCCTGACCGACTTCGAGGAGGAAACCCTGCCCGGCGTGGTCATCGGGCAAAAGCAGATCCCGGTGCAGGCCGTGGGCGCCTACATCCCCGGCGGCCGGTACCCGATCCTCGCGTCGGCCGTCATGACCATCGGCGTGCCGAAGGTCGCGGGCGTGGGGCGCATCGTCGCCTGCGCCCCGCTGCAGCGCGGCACCGGCCGGATCAATGCCCTGCAGCTGTACGGCATGCTGAACAGCGGCGCCGATGAAATCTACGCGATCGGCGGCGCGCAGGCCATGGCCGCCATGGCCTTCGGTCTGGACGGGGCCCCGCCCCTGGCGGCCGTGGACATGATCGTCGGCGCCGGCAACGCGTACGTGGCCGAGGCCAAACGGCAGCTGTTCGGGCAGGTGGGCATCGACCTGCTCGCCGGCCCGACCGAGATCTGCATCCTTGCCGACGACGCCGCCGATCCTGAGTTCGTGGCGGCCGACCTGCTCGCCCAGGCGGAACACGGCGTCAATTCGCAGTCCGTGCTGATCACCACCTCGCGCGCGCTGGCCGACGCCGTGACCCGCGAAATCGACCGGCAGCTGGCGATCCTCCCCACCGCCGACGCCGCCGGCGCCTCCTGGCGCGACTATGGCGAGATCATCCTGGTCGACTCCGACGAGGAGATGGTGCGCGTCTCCGATCAGGTGGCCTCCGAGCACCTGGAAGTGCAGACCCGCGACCCCGACTGGTTTCTCGCGCGCCTGAGCAACTACGGATCTCTGTTCCTGGGCCGCAACGCCACCGTGGCGTACGGCGACAAAGGCATCGGCACCAATCACGTCCTGCCGACCGGCCGCGCGGCCCGCTACACCGGCGGCCTGTGGGTGGGCAAGTTCATCAAGACCGTCACCTGGCAGCGGGTCAGCGACGCCGCCAACCACACGGTCGCGCCGCCCTTCATCACCATGGCCGACACCGAAGGCATGGTCGGGCACGCCGACTCCATGCGCCTGCGGGTCCGGTAA
- a CDS encoding carbohydrate ABC transporter permease, translating into MELPRTTPDLVADSVAAPAAPAAPRPWRPQSPSLRWLMLGPALLVILATVIYPLVASLITSFRDWRLINSPVPGPFVGLANYTRAFTDVGFLNSLGVSALYTLISVTLTLLTGLAIALTLAKPTRLNVFARTLLIFPFAVAPVLKGYSWRFMLNPEYGVYSKMLGEVFSPLKGYVWLGHEFSALVSIAMSEIWGWAPLFALMFIGALGAIPAETTEAARVDGATGLQIFRRITLPLLAPVIYIVALLKIISAVKMFDQVAIMTGGGPGDSTQTLYFFVYHVAFRTLDLGYASAVSYIIVAVMALLATLYVRTLMRGD; encoded by the coding sequence ATGGAACTTCCCCGCACGACCCCTGACCTCGTGGCCGACAGCGTGGCCGCCCCGGCGGCCCCCGCCGCGCCCAGACCGTGGCGGCCCCAGAGCCCCAGCCTGCGCTGGCTGATGCTCGGGCCCGCCCTGCTGGTCATCCTCGCCACCGTGATCTACCCGCTCGTCGCGTCCCTGATCACCTCGTTCCGCGACTGGCGGCTGATCAACTCCCCCGTGCCCGGGCCTTTCGTCGGCCTGGCCAACTACACCCGGGCCTTTACCGACGTGGGTTTCCTGAACAGCCTGGGCGTCAGCGCCCTGTACACGCTGATTTCCGTCACGCTCACGCTCCTGACCGGCCTGGCCATCGCCCTGACCCTCGCCAAACCCACCCGGCTCAACGTGTTCGCGCGCACCCTGCTGATCTTCCCCTTCGCGGTGGCCCCGGTGCTCAAAGGCTACTCGTGGCGTTTCATGCTCAACCCCGAGTACGGCGTGTACTCCAAGATGCTCGGCGAGGTGTTCTCCCCGCTGAAAGGTTACGTCTGGCTCGGGCATGAATTCAGCGCCCTGGTGTCCATCGCCATGTCCGAAATCTGGGGCTGGGCGCCGCTGTTCGCCCTGATGTTCATCGGCGCGCTCGGCGCGATTCCCGCCGAGACCACCGAAGCCGCGCGCGTGGACGGCGCCACGGGCCTGCAGATTTTCCGGCGCATCACCCTGCCGCTGCTCGCGCCCGTGATCTACATCGTCGCCCTGCTGAAGATCATCTCGGCCGTGAAGATGTTCGACCAGGTCGCGATCATGACCGGCGGCGGCCCCGGGGACTCCACTCAGACGCTGTACTTCTTCGTGTACCACGTGGCGTTCCGCACCCTCGACCTCGGGTACGCCTCCGCCGTGTCGTACATCATCGTCGCCGTGATGGCCCTGCTCGCCACGCTGTACGTCCGCACCCTGATGAGGGGCGACTGA
- a CDS encoding ester cyclase yields the protein MDDQQTAPPPVFDFASRPDYADFTQAAGTGRRQPLAGFDADYTDIVDYIVRCTHKIWEEKAVGLIYTHYAHNVLVHYSSGIMYGREAMVVNTLQRIAVYSERRAYADDVIWSGDEQRGFYSSHRVSSVGVNTGYTEYGPPTGRKVHRWGIADCFIRENRIVEEWLASDTLTELRQMGYDPVALAKRATLPVTHHTHGEIDRLPTGQQAPEFLRVPGAHEDPQGFIRAVLLNLWNARLVNMVREHYAPGHVAFVPDSRKLVGYGDYENFVITLLACFPDLSVTIDHQCVQGDEARGHRVATRCTFQGTHDGYGPYGAPTGRRIHLIVISHHIIQGGRITQEWTIFDEFALLKQLHGQQVR from the coding sequence ATGGACGACCAGCAGACCGCCCCCCCACCTGTGTTCGACTTTGCGAGCCGGCCCGACTACGCGGACTTCACGCAGGCGGCCGGCACCGGGCGCCGCCAGCCGCTGGCCGGCTTCGACGCCGACTACACCGACATCGTCGATTACATCGTGCGCTGCACCCACAAGATCTGGGAGGAAAAGGCCGTCGGCCTGATCTACACCCACTACGCCCACAACGTCCTGGTGCATTACTCCAGCGGCATCATGTACGGCCGCGAGGCCATGGTGGTGAACACCCTGCAGCGCATCGCGGTGTATTCCGAGCGCCGGGCCTACGCCGACGACGTGATCTGGAGCGGCGACGAGCAGCGCGGCTTCTACTCCTCGCACCGCGTCTCCAGTGTCGGCGTGAACACCGGCTACACCGAATACGGCCCGCCCACCGGGCGCAAGGTGCACCGCTGGGGCATCGCGGACTGCTTCATCCGCGAAAACCGCATCGTCGAGGAGTGGCTCGCCTCCGACACCCTGACCGAACTCCGGCAGATGGGCTACGACCCGGTGGCGCTGGCGAAGCGGGCGACGCTGCCGGTCACGCACCACACCCACGGGGAGATTGACCGCCTGCCCACCGGGCAGCAGGCCCCGGAGTTCCTCCGGGTGCCGGGCGCGCACGAGGACCCGCAGGGCTTTATCCGCGCGGTGCTGCTGAACCTCTGGAACGCGCGGCTGGTGAACATGGTCCGCGAGCACTACGCGCCCGGCCACGTGGCGTTCGTGCCGGACTCACGCAAACTCGTCGGGTACGGCGACTACGAGAACTTCGTCATTACCCTGCTCGCCTGCTTCCCCGACCTCTCGGTGACCATCGACCACCAGTGCGTGCAGGGCGACGAGGCGCGCGGCCACCGCGTGGCGACCCGCTGCACCTTCCAGGGTACCCACGACGGGTACGGCCCGTACGGCGCGCCGACCGGGCGGCGCATCCACCTGATCGTGATCAGTCACCACATCATCCAGGGCGGGCGGATCACGCAGGAATGGACCATCTTCGACGAGTTCGCGCTGCTCAAGCAGCTGCACGGCCAGCAGGTGCGCTGA
- a CDS encoding ester cyclase, with translation MVRTPLPPFDFASRPDYADFTQAAGTGRRQPLAGFDADYTDIVDYIVRCTHKIWEEKAIGLIYTHYAHNVLVHTSGGILYGREAMVRGTLQNQAMWGDLRAYADDVIWSGDEQRGFYSSHRVYDIGTHTGYTEHGPPTGRKIARWGIADCFIRENRIVEEWLAHDGITEVRCMGYDPVALAKRAALPVTHHTHGEIDRLPTGQQAPEFLRVPGAHEDPQGFIRAVLLNLWNARLVNMVREHYAPGHVAFVPDSRKLVGYGDYENFVITLLACFPDLALSVDHQCVLGSAEAGYRVATRFTLQGTHDGYGPYGAPTGRRIYLIGMSHHTVSGGRITQEWTIFDEFALLKQLYGQPGGHGDAEPAPSDAQP, from the coding sequence ATGGTCCGCACGCCTCTGCCGCCCTTCGACTTTGCGAGCCGGCCCGACTACGCGGACTTCACGCAGGCGGCCGGCACCGGGCGCCGCCAGCCGCTGGCCGGTTTCGACGCCGACTACACCGACATCGTCGATTACATCGTGCGCTGCACCCACAAGATCTGGGAGGAAAAGGCCATCGGCCTGATCTACACCCACTACGCCCACAACGTCCTGGTGCACACCTCGGGCGGCATCCTGTACGGCCGCGAGGCGATGGTGCGCGGCACCCTGCAGAACCAGGCCATGTGGGGCGACCTGCGCGCGTACGCCGACGACGTGATCTGGAGCGGCGACGAGCAGCGCGGCTTCTACTCCTCGCACCGCGTCTACGACATCGGGACGCACACGGGCTACACCGAGCACGGCCCGCCCACCGGGCGCAAGATTGCCCGCTGGGGCATCGCGGACTGCTTCATCCGCGAAAACCGCATCGTCGAGGAGTGGCTCGCCCACGACGGCATCACCGAGGTGCGCTGCATGGGCTACGACCCGGTGGCGCTGGCGAAGCGGGCGGCGCTGCCGGTCACGCACCACACCCACGGGGAGATCGACCGCCTGCCCACCGGGCAGCAGGCCCCGGAGTTCCTCCGGGTGCCGGGCGCGCACGAGGACCCGCAGGGCTTTATCCGCGCGGTGCTGCTGAACCTCTGGAACGCGCGGCTGGTGAACATGGTCCGCGAGCACTACGCGCCCGGCCACGTGGCGTTCGTGCCGGACTCACGCAAACTCGTCGGGTACGGCGACTACGAGAACTTCGTCATCACCCTCCTCGCCTGCTTCCCTGACCTGGCCCTCAGCGTGGACCACCAGTGCGTGCTCGGCAGTGCCGAGGCCGGGTACCGCGTCGCCACCCGCTTCACCCTGCAGGGCACCCACGACGGGTACGGCCCGTACGGCGCGCCGACCGGGCGGCGCATCTACCTGATCGGCATGAGCCACCACACCGTGTCCGGCGGGCGGATCACGCAGGAATGGACCATCTTCGACGAGTTCGCGCTGCTCAAGCAGCTGTACGGCCAGCCTGGAGGACACGGTGACGCCGAGCCTGCCCCGAGTGACGCCCAGCCCTGA
- a CDS encoding carbohydrate ABC transporter permease, translated as MQGAVNHVPQPRVRARRRLAQTGEVIATLAVIFFVTFPLLWMILAAFKNQIDVYSTRLLFQPTLDNFRAVFDNPVRLGAHVWVSALVSFLTVAITIPLGAAASYVMSRHRFRGRDTLFLLILITQFVPAVVVAIPFFTLFRTLNLIDTPWALIIVYLSFTLPYAIWMLRGFFDALPVEIEEASFIDGCNELQTLRYVTLPLIMPGLLVAAVFAFISAWNEFFFALILTRSDALTLPVTMQTISGPRGPMWEQVAAAGMLVMIPILVMSLFIRRYFVEGITVGAVK; from the coding sequence ATGCAGGGCGCCGTCAACCACGTCCCGCAGCCCCGCGTGCGCGCGCGCCGGCGGCTCGCGCAGACCGGCGAGGTGATCGCCACGCTCGCGGTGATCTTCTTTGTGACCTTCCCGCTGCTGTGGATGATTCTCGCCGCGTTCAAGAACCAGATCGACGTGTACTCCACCCGGCTGCTGTTCCAGCCCACCCTCGACAACTTCCGCGCCGTGTTCGACAACCCCGTCCGGCTCGGTGCGCACGTCTGGGTGAGCGCCCTGGTGTCGTTCCTGACCGTCGCGATTACCATCCCGCTCGGCGCCGCGGCGTCGTACGTGATGTCCCGGCACCGCTTCCGCGGCCGCGACACGCTGTTCCTGCTGATCCTGATCACCCAGTTCGTGCCGGCCGTCGTGGTGGCCATTCCGTTCTTCACGCTGTTCCGGACGCTGAACCTGATCGACACGCCCTGGGCCCTGATCATCGTCTACCTCTCGTTCACCCTGCCGTACGCGATCTGGATGCTGCGCGGCTTTTTCGACGCGCTGCCGGTGGAGATCGAGGAGGCGTCCTTTATCGACGGCTGCAACGAACTGCAGACGCTGCGCTACGTCACGCTGCCGCTGATCATGCCCGGCCTGCTCGTCGCCGCGGTGTTCGCCTTCATCTCCGCCTGGAACGAATTCTTCTTCGCGCTGATCCTGACGCGCTCCGACGCCCTGACCCTCCCGGTCACCATGCAGACCATCTCCGGTCCGCGCGGCCCGATGTGGGAACAGGTCGCGGCGGCCGGCATGCTGGTCATGATCCCGATCCTGGTGATGTCGCTGTTCATCCGCCGGTACTTCGTTGAAGGCATCACCGTCGGCGCCGTGAAGTGA